A genome region from Streptomyces sp. S4.7 includes the following:
- a CDS encoding iron-siderophore ABC transporter substrate-binding protein, producing MLFHRTTLAKPRRRLAATLSAAALGIGLLTACGSDSADEPKDDAPAAAAGGAFPVTVEHAFGSTEVTKAPKRVVTVGYTDDQAVLAFGIKPVGMVDQYPNPAGKSPDINTQWPWVKDKWGDARPEVIMKNGDSGPNYEKIAALRPDLIIAVYSEIDQAGYDKLSKIAPTVGRTKAEKEPFSAPWQDNAAHIAKALGKEDEGTEMVQGIQEKLDTAKKANPGFADQTAVVISWYKDSISPFTSTDVRGQLVTGAGFKYQTKIDDIADGGFSTELSPERIDLIDVDRIFVVNDKADTEALKKFELFANLPAVKNGNVSYLLDSEGPAVGAAMSQGTLPSLPYAIDELVKSAK from the coding sequence ATGCTCTTCCACAGAACGACGCTCGCGAAGCCACGGCGGCGACTGGCGGCGACACTGTCCGCCGCCGCCCTCGGCATCGGCCTCCTCACGGCTTGTGGTTCCGACTCGGCGGACGAGCCGAAGGACGACGCCCCGGCCGCGGCCGCCGGCGGCGCGTTCCCGGTCACCGTGGAGCACGCGTTCGGGTCCACCGAGGTCACCAAGGCTCCGAAGCGCGTCGTCACGGTCGGCTACACGGACGACCAGGCCGTCCTGGCGTTCGGCATCAAGCCGGTCGGCATGGTCGACCAGTATCCGAACCCGGCGGGCAAGTCGCCCGACATCAACACCCAGTGGCCGTGGGTGAAGGACAAGTGGGGCGACGCGCGCCCCGAAGTCATCATGAAGAACGGTGACTCGGGCCCCAACTACGAGAAGATCGCCGCCCTTCGCCCGGACCTGATCATCGCGGTCTACTCCGAGATCGACCAGGCCGGCTACGACAAGCTCTCCAAGATCGCCCCGACCGTGGGCCGTACCAAGGCCGAGAAGGAGCCCTTCAGCGCTCCCTGGCAGGACAACGCGGCCCACATCGCCAAGGCGCTCGGCAAGGAGGACGAGGGCACCGAAATGGTGCAGGGCATCCAGGAGAAGCTCGACACGGCGAAGAAGGCCAACCCCGGGTTCGCCGACCAGACCGCCGTCGTCATCTCCTGGTACAAGGACTCGATCTCCCCGTTCACCTCCACCGACGTACGTGGACAGCTGGTGACCGGCGCCGGGTTCAAGTACCAGACGAAGATCGACGACATCGCGGACGGCGGTTTCTCCACCGAGCTCTCCCCCGAGCGCATCGATCTGATCGACGTGGACCGCATCTTCGTCGTCAACGACAAGGCGGACACCGAGGCGTTGAAGAAGTTCGAGCTGTTCGCCAATCTGCCCGCGGTCAAGAACGGCAACGTGTCCTACCTGCTGGACAGTGAGGGCCCGGCGGTCGGTGCGGCCATGTCCCAGGGCACCCTGCCGTCCCTGCCGTACGCGATCGACGAACTCGTCAAGTCGGCCAAGTAA
- a CDS encoding ABC transporter ATP-binding protein: MSATDTRAAPATLRTATGGEASRWVVAHCRETPWLTFVTVLSTVAGAALQVLPVLLLGRVVDGVVEGQSRSVLVTVGVLMGAAALFGAAATAASTYLIGRLGADLLARLREHAVRAVLGMPSERIERVGRGDVLSRVGDDVAVLSKGIRTAIPTVFSAGVLVFIATAGMFGLDWRLGLAGAGALPAYVLALRWYLPRSAPLYRKQRVAQADRAQALISGLNGIDTVRAYRLEESVRETVTRESWRVRNLGVEVFRFFGRFVGRENRAEFIGLVLILLVGYALLEADAATLGEVSAAPLMFHRLFTPLGAIMFTFDEAQKSGASLTRLVGVLAEDTEERLVGDRSVAPADAAPYAVTVEGLTFSYPDSGEPVLRDVDLTIPAGGSLALVGATGAGKSTLAALIAGIGTPQSGAVRIGSHDLAGMDEAGSRALVSILTQETHVFSGPLADDLRLAAPDATDAELTDALRTVGAGGWVDALPDGLNTPVGEGGERLDVAKVAQIALARLVLGRSPVVVLDESTAEAGSEGAAELERAVLAACAGRTTLFVAHRLTQAMAADRIAVLDAGRVVERGTHEELVALGGRYARLWQAWREGS; the protein is encoded by the coding sequence GTGAGCGCCACCGACACCCGCGCGGCCCCGGCCACCCTGCGCACGGCCACCGGGGGCGAAGCCTCCCGGTGGGTCGTGGCGCACTGCCGCGAGACTCCGTGGCTGACGTTCGTCACCGTGCTCAGCACCGTGGCCGGGGCGGCGCTCCAGGTGCTCCCGGTGCTCCTGCTGGGCAGGGTGGTCGACGGGGTGGTCGAGGGCCAGTCGCGCTCGGTCCTGGTCACGGTCGGAGTCTTGATGGGGGCCGCCGCGCTGTTCGGCGCGGCGGCCACCGCCGCGTCGACGTATCTGATCGGGCGCCTGGGCGCGGATCTGCTCGCGCGGCTGCGCGAGCACGCCGTCCGGGCGGTGCTGGGGATGCCGAGCGAGCGGATCGAACGGGTCGGCCGGGGCGATGTGCTGTCCCGCGTCGGCGACGACGTGGCCGTGCTGTCCAAGGGCATCCGGACGGCCATCCCCACCGTGTTCTCGGCCGGCGTACTGGTCTTCATCGCCACGGCGGGCATGTTCGGACTGGACTGGCGGCTCGGTCTGGCGGGCGCCGGTGCGCTGCCCGCGTACGTGCTCGCGCTGCGCTGGTACCTCCCGCGCTCCGCCCCCCTCTACCGTAAACAGCGGGTGGCCCAGGCCGATCGCGCGCAGGCGCTGATCAGTGGCCTGAACGGCATCGACACCGTACGTGCGTACCGACTTGAGGAGTCCGTCCGCGAGACGGTCACCCGGGAGTCGTGGCGCGTGCGGAATCTCGGTGTCGAGGTGTTCCGGTTCTTCGGCAGATTCGTCGGCCGGGAGAACCGCGCCGAGTTCATCGGGCTCGTCCTGATCCTCTTGGTGGGGTACGCCCTGCTGGAGGCCGATGCCGCCACCCTCGGTGAGGTGTCGGCGGCCCCCCTGATGTTCCACCGGCTGTTCACCCCGCTGGGCGCCATCATGTTCACCTTCGACGAGGCGCAGAAGTCGGGCGCGAGCCTGACCCGCCTGGTCGGGGTGCTGGCGGAGGACACCGAGGAACGGCTGGTGGGCGACCGCTCGGTCGCCCCGGCGGACGCCGCGCCGTACGCCGTGACGGTGGAGGGGCTGACGTTCAGTTATCCCGACAGCGGCGAACCGGTCCTGAGGGACGTCGATCTGACGATTCCCGCAGGCGGTTCGCTCGCCCTGGTGGGTGCGACCGGTGCGGGCAAGTCCACCCTGGCCGCGCTGATCGCCGGTATCGGGACACCGCAGTCCGGGGCGGTGCGCATCGGGTCGCACGACCTCGCCGGCATGGACGAGGCCGGTTCCCGGGCCCTGGTGAGCATCCTGACGCAGGAGACACATGTGTTCTCCGGTCCGCTCGCCGACGACCTGCGGCTCGCCGCGCCGGACGCCACCGACGCCGAGTTGACGGACGCGCTGCGCACGGTCGGTGCGGGCGGGTGGGTCGACGCGCTGCCCGACGGGCTCAACACCCCGGTCGGTGAGGGCGGCGAGCGGCTGGACGTCGCCAAGGTCGCCCAGATCGCCCTGGCCCGGCTGGTGTTGGGCCGCTCACCGGTGGTGGTGCTCGACGAGTCGACCGCGGAGGCGGGCAGCGAGGGCGCGGCAGAGCTGGAGCGGGCCGTGCTGGCCGCGTGTGCGGGCCGGACCACGTTGTTCGTGGCGCACCGGCTGACCCAGGCGATGGCGGCGGACCGGATCGCCGTACTGGACGCGGGACGTGTGGTGGAGCGTGGCACCCACGAGGAGTTGGTGGCTCTGGGCGGCCGGTACGCACGACTGTGGCAGGCCTGGCGAGAAGGCAGTTAG